The Salegentibacter sp. Hel_I_6 region GCCATCTTTACCTCAATTGCCTCGTGTACTGCCGGGATTTTTGTCATCCATCTTCCAATAAAATAGGAAATTACCCCGCCTAAATAAGACGCAAGGGCTAATAAGGATAGAAATAAAATTGGACTGGCAGATTTACCAGACCAGGCGATAAATAATTCTGGAGGGATTAATCCTAATAAAGATTCTGAAGCAAAAAATACGCTTATAATACCAAGAGGTGAATAAGTTTCAGTAACCGTAACGAGCATTTGCTCAATATCAAGAACCCAACGATCTATGGCTAAAAGCGCTCCAATAAATAAAACGATGGGTAATATTGCCTTCTTTACGCTTTTCCAGACAAAACTGTAAAAACCGGTATAACTATAATACTGGTGCAACAAGCGTATGCGCGACTTCTTTTTAGATTTCGCATTTTTCTTCATCAACTTCTCCTTTAGCAATTTACTCACTAAGTAAAACTTCAATATCCTGCCGTAAATACCGAATATTTATATTCTATAAACTTAATGGCTTGTG contains the following coding sequences:
- a CDS encoding YqaA family protein, whose protein sequence is MKKNAKSKKKSRIRLLHQYYSYTGFYSFVWKSVKKAILPIVLFIGALLAIDRWVLDIEQMLVTVTETYSPLGIISVFFASESLLGLIPPELFIAWSGKSASPILFLSLLALASYLGGVISYFIGRWMTKIPAVHEAIEVKMAQHIKNTRKWGGFLIIVGALLPIPFAMTSIAAGIIKFPFASYLMFGLLRFVRFYLYALVIFEMV